Sequence from the Bacillus thuringiensis genome:
TAGATGCTGACAAATGCGGAAAAAAAGAACTGTTCCGTGCTATTGAAGAAAATGCCGCCTTCGTTACACTTGGAAACTTAAAATTAATAGAAAATCTAACTGGTACATTCCCTTCTGAAGTTATTTTTGCTGGCGGTGCCGCTAAAGGAAAACTATGGCCACAAATTCTATCAGATGTCCTTGGTATTCCTGTAAAAGTACCTGTTGTGAAAGAAGCAGCTGCTTTAGGAACTGCGATTGCTGCTGGAGTTGGTGCTGGCATATATTCATCTATGGAAGAAACTGCCGAAGAGTTTGTACAGTGGGAGCAAACATTTGAACCAGTTACTGAAAATCACGAACTATATAAAGAGTTCTATGAAACATGGAAAACTGTATATGACAGTCAGCTCGCTTTAGCTGATAAAGGACTCACCTCACATATGTGGATTGCGCCTGGTGCTCTTTAACACATTACATAAGGGAGTGAAAAGTATGTTAAAAGCGAATGAAAATGACTTCTCCTATCGCTTCGGTGATAATGGGCCGAAATATTTAATACAAGGGCCGAATATTGATCTTGGCCTTGTTGTCATTCAGCCTGGGCAAGAGTTTCAAAATCACTACCATACGACGTGCGAGGAAGTCTTTTATGCATTAGAAGGTGAAATTGATTTCTATGTGAATAACGAAAGAGTTCCGATTAAACAAGGCGATGTATTGCAAGTTCGCCCTCATGAATCTCACTATCTTATTAACCATTCTGACAAACCTTTTAAAGCAGTTTTTATTAAGTCACCACATTTACCAAATAAAGATACGGTACAAACGGAAAATCCAACATTAACGAAGGAGTGATTTCTAATGACTTGGGGATTTAAAAATCGATTAAATACAATTTTACCTGATGGAAGAGCGGTTATGTTAGCGATAGACCATGGCTACTTTTTAGGACCCATTCACGGGCTAGAACAACCACTTGAAACGGTTAAAAACTTACTTCCTTACACAGATTCCCTCTTTTTAACGCGTGGTGTACTTAGCTCCTGTATTCCTGAAAACTGCAGCACACCAATGGTTATGCGTGTATCAGGCGGAGCTACTGTCGTCGGTAAAGATTTAGCGAATGAAACAATTGTTACACCTGTAAAAGAAGCAGTAAAACAAAACGCGATTGGCGTAGGTGTGTCTGTTTTCGTCGGATCAGACTATGAAACACAAACAGTTACGAATCTCGCAAACGTAGTTTCTGAAGCACACGATTACGGATTACCAGTACTCGGCATTACCGCAGTTGCGAAAGAATTACAAAAACGTGAAGCTCGCTTTCTAGCACTTGCTTCCCGTGTATGCGTTGAAATGGGTGCTGACATTATTAAAACGTATTATTGCGAAGGATTCGAAAAAATTACAAGCACTTGCCCTGCCCCAGTCGTAATTGCTGGTGGACCAAAATTAGATTCAATTGAAGACGCATTAAACATTACGTACAATGCACTGCAAGAAGGTGCAATTGGCGTAGATATGGGCCGAAACATATGGCAATCTGAACATCCAGCTGCGATGATTCAAGCGATACATGGTATTGTAAAAAATGGATTGAATGTGAAAGAGGCGCTGGAATTATATGATGATGTAAAAAACTAAGATAATAGATAGACTATTACACTTAATAAATACAAAATTAATATTTACTATAAGGAAAAGCCCATATGTAACATATGGGCTTTCTTTTACATTTTTAATTGTTCGAATCTAATTAGATTTCTACAGATCGCGTACGTTCCAAACAATCTCACCGCGTTCGCCAAACGTACTGTGATGTCGCTTAAACCCTATCTTTTCTAATACCCGGAAAGACGCTGTATTCCAAGCGCCTACAGTAGACCAAAGTCTATGACGACCCGTAGCAATCGCAGCCTCAAGTACTGCTGATGCTGCCTCTGTCGCATAACCCATGCGATGAGCACTTCGGAACAACTCGTATGCAATCTCTGGCTCTTCAAGCGTAGAACGACCGATAATTAAGCCACAGTATCCGATGAAATCGCCTTCATCTCGTCTACGAATCGTGAGAAGAGAAATGCCATTTTCAGCTGCTTTCTTGCGCATTTCGATAAGAGAACTACGAACAGATTCAATGGTTGGCATGTCCACACCACGTTCACCAATTAATTTTCTCAGCCAAACCGCATCAGATTCCTCCCACATATTCAGGTCGAGTCGTTCCGTTTTTAGCTGGAACGCCATATCTTTAAATACAGATGTCATAGTGGTAACCTCCTATTTATATCACTGTACTACTGATAATAGTTTCGTACTGTACCATATGGGAAACCTGCTAGATTCTCTAGATTTTCTTGCATCAAGATACATTATTGTTATTTTATGCATAACTAATTCCTCTGCAAAATAGACCTTGTTATGAAACTTCATTTTAAATCTATAATACTTGATTTACGAATGGTTTTAGTTTTTCAATTAATTTTTATATTTAAAAATGTATCGTTATTTCTTTTTTGTTAAAATGAAGAAAAGGAGGAATTTTTATGAAAAGAATGTCTTTTGAACGCCCTACTGATTATTACGATGAAAGATTATATACTATCGATGAAAAAATTTGTGCACTATTAAAAGAACGAAAAGAACTTTCAGGTGGTAACCCAGGTTTTCCTCATGATGAAGCGAATTATAAATGGGCAAAGCAATACGGATTTTATCCAGACTATCTAAATTCATTATTCTCTTCCATGATGGACGAAGCAGAATTTAAACCTCGCGTTGAACCAACTACATTCAAAAAACATATACCTGTTTTTAAAACGTATGAATATAAAGGTATCATGTATACTTTAACTTTTATTCGGCAATATGCAAATGCTAGTGTAGTTTATTTATATAGTGATTGGGATTCCACAAATGAAGCTTTTAATGAAGTTAAGCCTCATAGTTTCTTCCAATTATCAATAGACGATACATATGACTGCTGGCCAGAAGGTGGCGGCGGCACTGATGGACATTTGAGTCATCATTTCGTTATATCTCCTGCGCTTCCTGATAATTTGTCTGGAATAAGCTTACGATTTAAAGAACACAATATGCCGTTTAGGAAAGATCAAGCTGTGCTTGAATTTGAAATTCAGATAGATTAATAAAGACGCTTTCTCACAAGTCATATTCCTGACTAAAATCCGCTTGTTTTTTTACCTTTTATACGCCTTAAAAAACAAACAAAATAATCAAGCCCCTTTCCCAACTGGATAAGGGGCTATATTTACATCTTCAAACAATTACTCTTGTTAATTGCTATTGAATTTTCTTACCATCTTTATAGTCAAGACAAGACACTTCAATTAATAACCCATTAAACATTGAAAAATAAAAACCGTAACTACTACCTCTCATCGCATACGGTGCCTTTTCTATTTCAATGCCGCCATCTACTAAACGATTATATGCTTGATCAACTTCCTTTGAAGTATCCACTAAAAAACCAATATGAAAAGCTTCTGGATACGTAACTTCCTTATTCCCCTTAAATGCTTTTGGATCGCTCAGCACAAGTATAAATCCACTCTCATCACTCATCACTACTAGTGCCTTTCCCTTTTGCTCCAAAAATTGAAAATCAAAAAATGTTTCAAAGAAGTGTCTCGCTTCTGATAAATCATCAACACATAGATTCAAATGATTTAACTTCATTCACTCATCTCCTTTTAAGCAGAGGGTATGTAGACTCATTTTCATAACACTTAAATATATAAGGTAAGATATTCAACCGTTCCATCTAAGACTATGCTTTATAGTCTAATACTTTTCTCTATAACCTAGAACGTTTTTTACGACTGCAATTCCATAAATCGTTCGACGCGAAATATTATTTTACCTATATAAAATAGTCACATTATTTTTTTTCAAATTGTGTAAAACCCACTCAATCAAGAAAATTGCTGTAGAGGTACGTTCTGTCGTATCACCTAAAAACAGTTTATTTATAAAACCTTCAAAATGAGTTGGTACTTTAGATAATGTTTCAAAATACTTCAAAACAGATCCCGCTGGCGGTGTAGGCTTATTATTAACAGCCCATATCCCATCTAACAATGTCCAAGTTGAAGTTTGAACTATGTATGAAGCTTTTAACTCATCATTTGCTTTCAAAGCAGATTGAATTTTAATTAATGAACTATGCAACCAATGAGAAATGCCCTTCACTTTGTCGCTAGAAACACGATAGTTTTCAAATTCATATGTAGCTATTTCCTTTAATTTTTTCAACTCACCGCTTTTATCAAACAAAATTTCCCCTTCTAGAAATGAGTAAAGTTCCATCGGATTGTTTTTAAAGTTTACTTGAATTTGATTAAAATCTGCACTCTTATATTCAACTAAAATATCTTCTCTCGTTTCAGAATGAAATTTTTTCTTTTGTCCATCTTCTAAAAGAATATAGAAATCTAAATCTGAATCAGTATATGCATCGCCTCTTGCGACAGATCCAATTAGCATGAATCCATGTACCTTTTCCATAGATAAGGTTTCCGCTACTATTGTTTGCACTAATTTTTTATGTTGTTCATGTTTAATAAATATTTGTGCTTCTAACATTTGTAACCTCCACACACATTATTAAGGAGTTATTCGTTGTCTATATATTTTTTACTTCTCTTATATCTTTCATCTTCTACATACTTATTCAACAATTGTCAGTTCATATACAATTACATCTTCACTGCTTTTTGTTTTATCTTGAATCGTTACAATGTCTCCAGCCTTTATTTTCGAAGCGTTCACTACTTTTACCATCTCTGGTGGAACAACCCCTCCATCGTTCTCTTTATTTAGTGGTAACCACTTAACTGATTTACTAGTTGCTTCTAAAATTTTATATTTAATTGTACCATCATACTTTATTTTACCAACAAGATCTTTTACTAATGTAGGTGTGTATTTGCCCCCCTCTTTTTCCAAAGAGATATGATCACCTATATCTGGGATACCGTTTCTTACAGGTGCCTCCCATTTTGTTGGATTTAAATCATTTAAACTTACTTTCACACTATCTTCTTTATTTGAACT
This genomic interval carries:
- a CDS encoding cupin domain-containing protein codes for the protein MLKANENDFSYRFGDNGPKYLIQGPNIDLGLVVIQPGQEFQNHYHTTCEEVFYALEGEIDFYVNNERVPIKQGDVLQVRPHESHYLINHSDKPFKAVFIKSPHLPNKDTVQTENPTLTKE
- the lsrF gene encoding 3-hydroxy-5-phosphonooxypentane-2,4-dione thiolase — protein: MTWGFKNRLNTILPDGRAVMLAIDHGYFLGPIHGLEQPLETVKNLLPYTDSLFLTRGVLSSCIPENCSTPMVMRVSGGATVVGKDLANETIVTPVKEAVKQNAIGVGVSVFVGSDYETQTVTNLANVVSEAHDYGLPVLGITAVAKELQKREARFLALASRVCVEMGADIIKTYYCEGFEKITSTCPAPVVIAGGPKLDSIEDALNITYNALQEGAIGVDMGRNIWQSEHPAAMIQAIHGIVKNGLNVKEALELYDDVKN
- a CDS encoding GNAT family N-acetyltransferase, with the translated sequence MTSVFKDMAFQLKTERLDLNMWEESDAVWLRKLIGERGVDMPTIESVRSSLIEMRKKAAENGISLLTIRRRDEGDFIGYCGLIIGRSTLEEPEIAYELFRSAHRMGYATEAASAVLEAAIATGRHRLWSTVGAWNTASFRVLEKIGFKRHHSTFGERGEIVWNVRDL
- a CDS encoding VOC family protein: MKLNHLNLCVDDLSEARHFFETFFDFQFLEQKGKALVVMSDESGFILVLSDPKAFKGNKEVTYPEAFHIGFLVDTSKEVDQAYNRLVDGGIEIEKAPYAMRGSSYGFYFSMFNGLLIEVSCLDYKDGKKIQ
- a CDS encoding nucleotidyltransferase domain-containing protein, producing MLEAQIFIKHEQHKKLVQTIVAETLSMEKVHGFMLIGSVARGDAYTDSDLDFYILLEDGQKKKFHSETREDILVEYKSADFNQIQVNFKNNPMELYSFLEGEILFDKSGELKKLKEIATYEFENYRVSSDKVKGISHWLHSSLIKIQSALKANDELKASYIVQTSTWTLLDGIWAVNNKPTPPAGSVLKYFETLSKVPTHFEGFINKLFLGDTTERTSTAIFLIEWVLHNLKKNNVTILYR